The following proteins come from a genomic window of Ornithinimicrobium cryptoxanthini:
- a CDS encoding DUF6504 family protein, with product MSRRYADPVEVRVGEPQIGLRPAMPAGVDIAAVPTAFIWRGRLHIVQVVLDHWTQRLPWWRGSVDGPTADDPTAGGPAADGGAAGGGAVEETQFPELERQVWRVEASAGRLMQTGVYDLTKDDRWRLVRVAD from the coding sequence ATGAGCCGACGGTATGCCGACCCGGTCGAGGTGCGGGTGGGCGAGCCGCAGATCGGGCTGCGGCCGGCGATGCCGGCCGGGGTCGATATCGCCGCCGTGCCCACCGCGTTCATCTGGCGCGGGCGGCTGCACATCGTGCAGGTGGTGCTCGATCACTGGACCCAGCGCCTGCCCTGGTGGCGGGGGTCGGTCGACGGCCCGACAGCGGATGACCCGACTGCTGGTGGCCCGGCCGCTGATGGCGGGGCCGCTGGTGGTGGGGCGGTCGAGGAGACGCAGTTCCCAGAGCTGGAGCGCCAGGTGTGGCGGGTGGAGGCCAGCGCCGGCCGACTGATGCAGACAGGGGTCTACGACCTGACCAAGGACGACCGGTGGCGCCTGGTGCGCGTCGCCGACTGA
- a CDS encoding polyprenyl synthetase family protein: MSTPHPIDVPQLRERVQAALDEDLTHQRAVLDELGPQVTRLVDEVAALLTGGKRLRAAFLFWGYRALGGPDSPALIRAASSMEMFQAAALLHDDVMDESDLRRGRPTAHRTFAADHRQQAWSGESHRFGHAAAILAGNLCLTWCDSMFATSGLRPDEIASARSEFDNMRTQLMAGQYLDVLDAAQGWEGLDYAERIRRCRTVIRYKSGKYSVEQPLLIGARAAGAGPDTLAALSAYGLALGEAFQIRDDVLGVYGDPAATGKPAGDDLREGKRTVLVAHALGLGSDEDAAALLDCLGRPDLTDEQVGVCRELLERVGAVRATEEMISQSSAAALRALEETDGLTDEGRAALVELVSISTARST, from the coding sequence GTGTCCACTCCCCACCCCATCGACGTCCCGCAGCTGCGTGAGCGCGTGCAGGCTGCCCTCGATGAGGACCTCACCCACCAGCGTGCCGTCCTCGACGAGCTCGGCCCCCAGGTCACCCGTCTCGTCGACGAGGTCGCCGCCCTGCTCACCGGCGGCAAGCGTCTGCGGGCGGCCTTCCTCTTCTGGGGCTATCGCGCTCTGGGCGGCCCGGACTCCCCCGCGCTGATCCGCGCCGCCAGCTCGATGGAGATGTTCCAGGCGGCCGCCCTGCTGCACGACGACGTCATGGACGAGTCCGATCTGCGCCGCGGCCGACCGACCGCACACCGCACCTTCGCCGCCGACCACCGGCAGCAGGCCTGGTCCGGGGAGTCCCACCGGTTCGGTCACGCCGCAGCGATCCTGGCCGGCAACCTGTGCCTGACCTGGTGCGACAGCATGTTCGCCACCTCTGGCCTACGACCAGATGAGATCGCCTCTGCCAGAAGTGAGTTCGACAACATGCGGACCCAGCTGATGGCTGGGCAGTATCTCGACGTCCTGGACGCGGCACAGGGCTGGGAGGGCCTCGACTACGCCGAGCGGATCCGCCGCTGCCGCACCGTGATCCGCTACAAGAGCGGCAAATACAGCGTGGAACAACCTCTCCTGATCGGTGCCCGCGCCGCAGGAGCCGGACCTGACACGCTCGCCGCGCTGTCGGCATACGGGCTGGCCCTCGGTGAGGCGTTCCAGATCCGCGACGACGTCCTCGGGGTCTACGGCGACCCCGCAGCGACGGGCAAGCCGGCCGGCGACGACCTGCGCGAGGGAAAGCGCACCGTGCTGGTCGCGCACGCGCTGGGCCTGGGCAGCGACGAGGACGCCGCGGCGCTGCTGGACTGTCTCGGTCGCCCGGACCTGACCGACGAGCAGGTGGGCGTATGCCGTGAGCTGCTCGAGCGCGTCGGTGCGGTCCGCGCGACGGAGGAGATGATCTCCCAGTCCTCGGCGGCTGCCCTGCGGGCGCTGGAGGAGACCGACGGACTCACCGACGAGGGGCGGGCCGCGCTCGTCGAGCTGGTCTCGATCAGCACCGCCCGCTCCACCTGA
- the pknB gene encoding Stk1 family PASTA domain-containing Ser/Thr kinase, with protein MSTATSAVIDRVLDGRYRVESLLAKGGMAAVYSATDLRLDRRVALKVMHAHLAGDDEFVTRFRQEARTAARLSHPHVVSVFDQGEDDDLVFLAMELVEGRTLREVITEHGAHSVRDAVSYLDPVLQALAAAHEAGLAHRDVKPENVLIRSDGMVKVADFGLARAVTAATSSHSSELVWGTAAYLAPEQVERGRTDERSDIYSAGLLFYELLTGVKAFPGDSPVQVAYSHVHGEVPRAAETVATVPAEIEAFIQWACAKDPERRPTDAGAALKELRHSVRQLSDTELDALPGQPVDPDLTQGFDHTRPLRTTDTMAVARQTPQHYARTSGNKPRKTRQPAPAPRRPRRRMKAAGWLLGILLVLIGGTGAGAAWYFTEGPGIHSPVPVLVGLTEADARAALDAEELDPVVELEFSETVTPDTVMAASHDPGVSVRHGTDVTLTVSQGPERYAVPPVVGKTLEQATPMIEDANLTLAEPVLVHDEAIPEGQIISVEPAEGQSLKPDTEVTVTISQGRQPIEITNVVDQPQADAEQALTDAGFTVVVEEERVFSDSVADGAVVAQSPASGTGFRGDTVTLTVSKGPELFEVPGVIGKQWDEAEKLLTDAGFVVEREDLAGGYFSTVRFQSVDAGEMRPKGTEIVLTVL; from the coding sequence GTGAGCACCGCTACCTCTGCCGTGATCGACCGTGTCCTGGACGGTCGATACCGCGTGGAGTCCCTGCTCGCCAAGGGCGGCATGGCGGCGGTCTACAGCGCCACCGACCTGCGCCTCGACCGACGAGTCGCGCTGAAGGTGATGCACGCCCACCTCGCTGGCGACGACGAGTTCGTCACCCGCTTCCGGCAGGAGGCCCGCACCGCAGCCCGGCTGTCCCACCCGCACGTCGTCTCGGTCTTCGACCAGGGCGAGGACGACGATCTCGTCTTCCTGGCCATGGAGCTCGTGGAGGGACGCACGCTGCGTGAGGTGATCACCGAGCACGGCGCGCACAGCGTCCGCGACGCCGTCAGCTATCTCGACCCGGTGCTGCAGGCGCTTGCGGCCGCGCACGAGGCTGGTCTGGCACACCGTGATGTCAAGCCCGAGAACGTCCTGATCCGCAGCGACGGCATGGTCAAGGTCGCCGACTTCGGCCTGGCCCGTGCGGTCACCGCCGCGACCTCCAGCCACAGCAGCGAGCTCGTGTGGGGCACCGCCGCCTATCTCGCCCCGGAGCAGGTCGAGCGCGGCCGCACCGACGAGCGCAGCGACATCTACTCCGCCGGGCTGCTCTTCTATGAGCTGCTGACCGGCGTGAAGGCCTTCCCGGGCGACAGCCCCGTGCAGGTGGCCTACTCCCACGTGCACGGCGAGGTCCCGCGGGCCGCGGAGACGGTGGCCACGGTGCCCGCCGAGATCGAGGCCTTCATCCAGTGGGCCTGCGCCAAGGACCCCGAGCGCCGCCCCACCGACGCCGGCGCCGCGCTCAAGGAGCTGCGTCACTCGGTGCGCCAGCTCTCCGACACCGAGCTCGACGCCCTGCCCGGCCAGCCGGTGGACCCCGACCTGACCCAGGGCTTCGACCACACCAGGCCGCTGCGGACGACCGACACCATGGCCGTCGCCCGCCAGACACCTCAGCACTACGCTCGGACCAGCGGCAACAAGCCGCGCAAGACGCGTCAGCCGGCTCCGGCCCCCCGGCGCCCCCGCCGGCGCATGAAGGCCGCGGGCTGGCTCCTCGGCATACTCCTGGTCCTGATCGGTGGCACTGGCGCCGGCGCGGCGTGGTATTTCACCGAGGGTCCCGGCATCCACTCCCCCGTGCCGGTCCTGGTCGGCCTGACCGAGGCTGATGCGCGGGCGGCGCTGGACGCCGAGGAGCTCGACCCCGTCGTCGAGCTGGAGTTCTCCGAGACGGTCACGCCCGACACGGTGATGGCTGCCTCGCACGACCCCGGCGTCTCGGTCCGCCACGGCACCGACGTGACGCTCACGGTCTCCCAGGGTCCGGAGAGGTATGCCGTGCCGCCCGTTGTCGGCAAGACGCTCGAGCAGGCGACGCCCATGATCGAGGACGCCAATTTGACTCTGGCAGAACCGGTCCTGGTGCACGACGAGGCGATCCCCGAGGGGCAGATCATCTCCGTCGAACCTGCGGAGGGGCAGTCGCTCAAGCCCGACACCGAGGTCACGGTGACCATCAGCCAGGGCCGTCAGCCCATCGAGATCACCAACGTCGTGGACCAGCCGCAGGCTGACGCCGAGCAGGCACTGACCGATGCCGGCTTCACCGTGGTGGTCGAGGAGGAGCGTGTCTTCAGCGACTCGGTGGCCGACGGAGCCGTCGTGGCGCAGTCACCGGCCTCCGGCACCGGCTTCCGCGGCGACACTGTGACGCTGACGGTGTCCAAGGGCCCAGAACTGTTCGAGGTGCCCGGCGTGATCGGCAAGCAGTGGGACGAGGCGGAGAAGCTGCTGACGGACGCGGGCTTCGTGGTCGAGCGTGAGGACCTGGCCGGGGGCTACTTCTCGACCGTGCGCTTCCAGAGCGTCGACGCCGGCGAGATGAGGCCGAAGGGCACCGAGATCGTCCTGACTGTGCTCTGA
- a CDS encoding Rv2175c family DNA-binding protein gives MVNDSDVIPPSDSGDDVLDQAEWLAVPDIMELTGASLAEVKTWLQDRDIIGSRRGPNRAVYVPALFLTEEGPVFPLRGTIIVLADGGYRDDEIIRWLLASDDTLQGGSAIASLRDGSKTEVRRRAQEMAL, from the coding sequence GTGGTAAACGACAGCGATGTAATTCCTCCGTCCGACTCCGGCGACGACGTCCTCGACCAGGCCGAGTGGCTCGCCGTTCCCGACATCATGGAGCTGACCGGCGCCTCACTGGCCGAGGTCAAGACCTGGTTGCAGGATCGGGACATCATCGGCTCGCGCCGCGGTCCGAACAGGGCGGTCTATGTGCCGGCACTGTTCCTGACCGAGGAGGGGCCGGTCTTCCCGCTGCGCGGCACGATCATCGTGCTGGCCGACGGTGGCTACCGTGACGACGAGATCATCAGGTGGCTGCTGGCCAGCGACGACACCCTGCAGGGGGGCAGCGCGATCGCGTCGCTGCGGGACGGCAGCAAGACCGAGGTCCGGCGCCGGGCCCAGGAGATGGCCTTGTAA
- a CDS encoding LysM peptidoglycan-binding domain-containing protein yields the protein MMSPVADLPPALHVEIPVIDLSNHLPVGTLATAKKAWSDYRVQPGDTLYDLAIEHGTTVSALTTHNSIRGFIHPGQVIEVPGKVSGKSDKASSRGSSKASSGKASGAGSVTVRSGDTLSAISLTHDVSVGSIMRANNLSSAMIHPGQQLTIPGGKASGYAAPVKATGKGTSTPAKASAKVTVRPGDTLSHISARHNVSVSAIIRANNLPSAMIYPGQQLSIPGAKADTPSKDSSAGSGKSGSAASTHSGGTVTVRAGDTLSGIAATNGISLTTLVNANPGVNARGLQVGQQITLPGATAAASRSSAYRDGEGAKKGAPNSFLHYTYSDEVAGSAAANRDYLSGVPVPTRDEVNKMVRDTAKRHGVDPDLMLGLSYTESGWNHRSVSPANAIGVMQVIPASGDWASGLVGRELNLLDPQDNVTAGTVIMRALLRSADNEDQAIGGYYQGLYGVQTHGMYADTKNYVKTVKHHRDRM from the coding sequence ATGATGAGCCCCGTCGCAGACCTGCCCCCGGCACTGCACGTCGAGATCCCCGTCATCGACCTGTCCAACCATCTGCCTGTGGGCACGCTGGCCACAGCCAAGAAGGCCTGGAGCGACTACCGCGTCCAACCCGGCGACACCCTCTATGACCTCGCCATCGAGCACGGCACCACGGTCTCGGCGCTCACCACGCACAACAGCATCAGGGGCTTCATCCACCCTGGCCAGGTCATCGAGGTGCCGGGCAAGGTCAGCGGCAAGAGTGACAAGGCCTCGTCCCGTGGCAGCAGCAAGGCGAGTAGCGGCAAGGCGAGCGGCGCCGGGTCGGTCACGGTCCGCTCCGGCGACACCCTGTCGGCGATCTCGCTCACGCACGACGTGTCGGTCGGCTCGATCATGCGGGCCAACAACCTGTCCTCGGCGATGATCCACCCCGGCCAGCAGCTGACCATCCCGGGAGGCAAGGCCAGTGGCTACGCAGCACCGGTCAAGGCGACAGGCAAGGGCACGTCCACGCCGGCGAAGGCGTCGGCCAAGGTCACGGTGCGCCCCGGCGACACGCTGTCGCACATCTCCGCACGGCACAACGTGTCCGTCTCCGCCATCATCCGCGCCAACAACCTGCCCTCGGCGATGATCTATCCCGGTCAGCAGCTGAGCATCCCCGGCGCCAAGGCCGACACCCCGAGCAAGGACTCCTCAGCAGGCTCTGGCAAGAGCGGCAGCGCAGCCAGCACGCACTCGGGCGGCACCGTCACGGTGCGTGCGGGCGACACCCTCTCCGGCATCGCGGCGACCAACGGCATCTCCCTGACCACCCTGGTGAACGCCAACCCGGGTGTCAACGCCCGCGGCCTGCAGGTGGGGCAGCAGATCACCCTGCCAGGTGCCACGGCCGCGGCCAGCCGCTCCTCGGCATACCGAGATGGTGAGGGAGCCAAGAAGGGCGCACCCAACTCGTTCCTGCACTACACCTACAGCGACGAGGTCGCCGGGTCGGCGGCCGCCAACCGGGACTACCTGTCCGGCGTCCCCGTCCCCACCCGGGACGAGGTCAACAAGATGGTGCGCGACACGGCCAAGCGCCACGGCGTGGACCCCGACCTGATGCTCGGCCTGAGCTACACCGAGTCCGGCTGGAACCACCGCTCTGTCTCCCCCGCCAACGCAATCGGTGTCATGCAGGTGATCCCCGCGAGCGGCGACTGGGCCTCCGGTCTGGTCGGGCGCGAGCTCAACCTGCTCGACCCCCAGGACAACGTCACCGCCGGCACCGTGATCATGCGTGCCCTGCTGCGCTCGGCGGACAACGAGGACCAGGCCATCGGTGGCTACTACCAGGGTCTGTACGGCGTGCAGACCCATGGCATGTATGCCGACACCAAGAACTATGTGAAGACGGTCAAGCACCACCGCGATCGCATGTGA
- a CDS encoding SAV_6107 family HEPN domain-containing protein: MTTMSTHKPTMSTHPIGGPHTKGSQGAGSQGAGPQAAPPSASTVLDLLDRSRAGLVQACHSQSAAQRYTEAHLAALRAAAALVAARTPVSGRSRPRSVWEVLPGLAPELREWAVFFASSGRRRLALERGTAMVSPREADDLVRQCESFVELVRGALHLPFAEPLPSELTPTTPW, translated from the coding sequence ATGACCACCATGAGCACGCACAAGCCCACGATGAGCACACACCCGATCGGGGGCCCGCACACGAAGGGGTCCCAGGGGGCGGGGTCCCAGGGGGCGGGGCCTCAGGCTGCGCCGCCGTCGGCGAGCACCGTGCTGGACCTGCTCGACCGGTCCCGCGCCGGACTGGTCCAGGCCTGCCACAGCCAGAGCGCCGCGCAGCGTTACACCGAGGCCCACCTGGCTGCCCTGCGGGCCGCGGCCGCCCTGGTCGCTGCCCGCACCCCGGTCAGCGGCCGGTCCCGGCCACGCAGCGTGTGGGAGGTGTTGCCGGGGCTGGCGCCAGAACTGCGGGAGTGGGCCGTCTTCTTCGCCTCGAGCGGGCGTCGCCGGTTGGCGCTCGAGCGGGGCACCGCCATGGTCAGTCCGCGGGAAGCCGATGACCTGGTCCGCCAGTGCGAGAGCTTCGTGGAGCTGGTGCGCGGCGCGCTGCACCTGCCGTTCGCTGAGCCGCTGCCCAGCGAGCTGACCCCCACCACCCCCTGGTGA